Proteins from a single region of Chitinibacter bivalviorum:
- a CDS encoding DJ-1 family glyoxalase III, whose protein sequence is MTVHVYVAPGFEEVELITIVDVLRRADIDTVMVSLTAGTQIQGAHQISVHADAPFHQVAGQTPELIVLPGGGPGTQALLAHIDLHARLQAQISAGKRVAAICAAPMVLAKIGLLQDKNACCFPGCENTLLDGGANITAYNVVTDGLITTSRGAGTAGLFALELVALLKNEAIAKEVGRTMLYL, encoded by the coding sequence ATGACTGTTCATGTTTATGTCGCCCCCGGCTTTGAAGAAGTCGAGCTCATCACCATCGTTGATGTACTTCGCCGCGCCGACATCGATACGGTAATGGTTTCTCTGACTGCGGGCACACAAATTCAAGGCGCACATCAAATTTCCGTTCATGCTGACGCGCCATTTCATCAAGTTGCAGGCCAAACGCCCGAGCTGATCGTCTTGCCAGGCGGCGGCCCTGGCACGCAGGCTTTACTCGCACATATCGATCTACATGCTCGGCTACAAGCGCAAATCAGTGCGGGCAAACGGGTCGCAGCGATCTGCGCCGCGCCCATGGTGCTAGCAAAAATCGGCTTATTGCAGGATAAAAACGCCTGTTGCTTTCCTGGCTGCGAAAACACGCTACTCGACGGTGGCGCCAACATCACCGCTTACAACGTCGTCACCGACGGACTCATTACCACTTCACGCGGCGCCGGCACCGCCGGCTTATTTGCGCTGGAGCTGGTCGCTTTACTCAAAAATGAGGCGATCGCCAAAGAGGTGGGCCGAACGATGCTCTACCTCTAA